From the Asterias amurensis chromosome 1, ASM3211899v1 genome, the window GATCACATGTACCATATTTGACTGTAAATCCTGCTAAAGTGTGCTGAGCAGCAAATTCTTAAGCAATTCTGTTTAGCAGGTCTACGAAATTTGGCTCTGATCTCTTTTTGATCCACTCTCAGGATGAGATCGAGAGGAAGGGAAGTATTACGGTAGATTACAAGGAGCTGATGTCAGATGGCAGGGTCACAGAGTCAATACCCGACCTCAGGACGGACATCAAAGAGATGCCGGAGAAGATTCTCAACTGCCTGGGATTAGCCATTCATCAGGTGGGTTACTCAAACACTTACGGAACAATCATTCACTAAACATCAAACAAGTTACCACCATCTTACATTTCAAAAGAGTcttctcaaaacatttcttctgaGTGCTAAGAGTTTTTTATCTGAAAATGTTAGGTGCTTTATAAATACAGTtgttattaagggaatcaaagtgtgttgaatcggttttcaactagtggtttaaacccgccgacgtcgaggtaaattatcaagaaccaggcctcggcgggtttaaaccactagttgaaaaccgattcaacacactttgattcccattcataaacaccttttcggtaaaaaaacatcaacactttttggtcaaaaagtaaaataaatgcaaaaattataattgttcaatgatttctttcaacgcaacacccctccagctatgaaatggcaaggccctcgggtaaacaactccttataaggagattgctgtgcgcgtcgcgcgtattgcgtgatgcggcacaactgttccagccgttgctctcgaccaataggaatgaagaaactgtcttataagcacatgtgcaagctcgcgtgtcacgcccatgttttaacactttttactggtgttatatcatccgttcaaacaacccaacgtgatgccctctcgaccaatcagaatggataaactgtcttaggtatttatgaatattgtaTCAAAGGATTTTACACTATTACTACCCCTGTTCATTTGGGCTTTTCAACATTCCTGAAACCATCTAAACTCCTATGGAGTATGCAGCTCCGGCAGCCAAATTGGCACACAGGTTGCTAATTATTCACATCAACAATCTTTACTTATTTACTCTTTGGTGATGAAAAGCAaatatagtgaagtgtcttgcccGAGAACAAAAATGTCACAACAGGGATTCGAACACGCACTCTGATGATTCACTCAGCCAACAaaacttgagtttgatgcttTTCACAACTTGGCTACGACACTCTACATACACAAATTTACGTGGCAGGATATATTCATTTAATTTCTCTTGATTTCAAACATTCATAAAAAGTAACTTAGGAACCTTCTGGACAAGACAAGCAGGGTATTGTTGATCAaataaacttgctaagcaaagttttctGCAGAACAgctttctgaaattaattcCTGATCTGATGTCTTTAACCTGTTGGCTTTAACTTGTTAATAGTGTTGAAAATTAGTGCAAACCCCACCTTGATGAGGTTGAAACATTCCGCACAGCCAGGGTTTGCAATTATTTTCAAGATTATAAattgcttgttttattttttattttgaagacaCTAACACATAATCTTGAGCGCCAGGCTGTGGCGCTCCAGCAGCAGGCATCCGATGAGACTGGGCAACAGGACATACAGGTGCCCTCAATCCTCGTCAGTGTGCCGGTCATACGAGCAAGGTCAGTATGAGTCTTCTGCCATTTCCCTTGATAAAGAAGAATAATAAGCTTTTAGTTTGTGAAGCGTGTGATATCTTTAGCTCTGTGTTCCTGCATAAACTTACTATCttaaaactttgtaaaagaAGAACAGGTTTTAACATAGTGAGGAAAACCCAGCATGGGGTCTTACATAACAATCTTTCCCAGTATTGGGATATTGAGTTATCATAGCCTGCAGGACCATGACTTAACTGGAACAAATTATATTAGAACCCTGAAAAAGctcacattaaaggaacacgttgccttggatcggacgagttggtctataaaaagcgtttgaaacagtttgttatgaaatgtatgtggttagaaagatgttttaaaagtagaataaaatgatccacacaagtatcactcaaaattgcacggttttctttttacgtcgcgaactatcacagtcggccatttatgggagtcaaaattttgactcccataaatggccgaccgtgttattggacgaggtaaaaagaaaaccacgcaatttcgaggcatatttgtgtagatcattgtattctacttttacatcatctttctaaccacatgcattttataacaaacggtcacaaaacgcctttcaaagaccaactcgaccgatccaaggcaacgtgttcctttaagtaagttAGTTACTTCACTTTTTGTCTTACTTTTCTTATTTGACAGATTGCTAAACTATGACCCTGTTACACCACTGAAGAATCTCAAAGCCAACTACTATGGTAAGACCATAGAGTTGTATATAATAGCAAGGGGCACTGGCCTAAATATGCACCCAtacggccattttgtaagttgacaaaacagcatctcacagcatgtgtttgtgcggccattttgtaagttgacaaaacagcatcactTGAGCGTTCAATGAACaaaaactccaacgtgtacttcatattcaacgcgcgtacagaatggcgcgcgtgtctccttgcggtctcgtcacgtttgtgcaagcagcatcaccattgcgccctctagttcttatatataactctatgggtaaGATATAAGTATTACGGTATAATTATTAAGAAGTTTTGCAGTGATACTTGTCCAATCTTTGAGTTACTGATGCTGGACTGCAGTGGTGCTGGACTGCAGCGTGTGCCATGACACTTTTTACATtgtatttatgattttttttgttttgcttgcagGAAAGTTTGTTTCTGTCCGAGGCACAGTTGTGAGAGTGAGCAACATTAAGCCATACTGCACCAAGATGGCGTTCCAGTGCAATACATGTGGTGATATACAGGTATGTAATCTCCAGCATGCCAATAGAGAGTATGCTGTGTGGTTGGTTCCAAAATgcttatacaaatattttgaaaggtGTTACTTTTATTCCATTTCTACCGTACGCCTGATAAgttttcttgtgtttttattaCTTGCAGATTGTTAATTTACCAGAGGGAAGATACATCTTGCCAACCAAGGTAGTTAAGTTAAACAATGAGTCAATCAATTATCTATTTAGTAAATGGAAAATTGCagcggggataaagaatattaattttggtcttACCCATATcaaccgatgtgtgtcagcactcagtacttacccgagctcTGGGCaataatcacaggcatattactcgggttggatctattattgacaaaatgtgtattttgtgtATTTCCTTATACAAAtagaaaccagactatttttcccTTTCCTGACtcattttgggtcaaaaatatAATGTGGAGCCCGAAATGATCAGCTGTGCTGGAGGGGTCACCCTCGTTAAATAtcagtttttaaataaatacagatttttttatagttATTATCATTACTGTTGTTGTTAGTGTCTAGCACCGCAATGCAGAGGGCGTTCCTTCCTGCCCAAGCAGGGCTCGGCCCTGACGGAGACCGTAGACTGGCAGATGATTAAGGTACAAGAAATCATGATGGACGGACAGAGAGAGTCGGGAAGGATCCCTCGCACAGTGGAGTGTGAACTCACATGCGATCTAGGTACCTTCAAATAAATGTGTTCAATAATTTCATttgatttattctggttgtgaagccaaggactctcaccaaagcaaacttaatcactgtactagccaagaaccccatggagtagagacaaggaaggaagtttcagttttagatgttggaggaaaaccccagataaTTATTCACTGGAAAACCCACACTGTTAGGTAGGGACATAATCCACAGAGTGCCCCCGTTGTGATTCAAACCTGgttcctagaggtggaaggccaGGAAAGCTACCAGTAcgccaataaataaataaccaccCATTTTTGTTAACCCCGCATTCACCCTCGAATTGCCATAACAGTttgtttgaatttgttggaTTTGTATTTGTTAACCCCTAAACCACTTACGGTCAGTATGAGGAAAAGGTACACCATTCTCTTCAGTCGTCAGAATCCAAACATGTGGGTATGGACTGTGGAGTGCCttaatgcaggcctgatacttcacggaggcaacgaaggcgattgcctccgttgccccttgtcattgccttggtgcccttgaaatgctcaagtagaaatttacaatttcctcatagggtgccctttgccaaagagaaaatgccttggtgcccttgccctttcaaaaacgaagcatacagccctgcttAATGTAGTAGGAGTGTTCAGATGGACTTTGGGGATAGCTCTTTGCCAGGACACCTAGGAAGTTAGGGtagaaaaaaaagtagaaattCAAAATTTTGATTGCAAAAGACTCAGttgaaggaacattacagagttggtttatgctaacaaaacagttgctggcagtgtaaacactttattTAATTCACCAAATACatcaactgacaaacctgtagaagtttgagatcgaccggcaatctgggtcacgagagaatagtgaaaaaccgattacaaattttacattgcatcgatgccaaaataaactccaaacgcgaagttatattatttatttctcatcaaaagtgacatttcagacagaaatatttcaagggatgttttcaactctcaccatcattagaccgtgatcgtgatcttcacgatttttgtttcttaccaattctgtaatgttactTTAGTTTGTGTCCAACTGTTGTTCCTGTGTTGGTTTTGAGAAACTAGaatcagctgttgcaaactgcttaccaaccaaaatgccaACATGAACACCCACAatgatgtaataataataattgctttCATTGCGTTTTGTTTGCAGTTGACCATTGTGTTCCAGGAGATGTTGTAACTATTGGCGGAGTTGTAAAAGTATCCAATGTCGATGAAGGTAAAAGAGTGACAAAAATcagttttaatttgttattcTGTTTGATAAAGCACTGTTGTGGAAATAagacaattatttattttaatttttgtttttacccatacactgatgtgtgttaggactgtatactcagtactttcccgagtcctgtgaaaaaatatcacaggcatgttactcagatgggattcgaacccatgacccttgcaattctagagcagtgtcttacaactagactaccgaggttgcccggtagctagaggcaggtcCAATCCAATGTTTtgacagcgggtaccgcaacgatataatagatgttaaatttgcatcgggaataaagaatattaattctggttttttacccatacaccgatgtgtgttagcactgtatactcagtactttcccgagtcctgtgaaaaaatatcacaggcatgttactcagatgggattcgaacccattacccttgcaattctagagcagtgtcttaccaactagactaccgagattgcccggtagctagaggcagttcaaatcctatgttttggcagcgggtaccgcaacgatataatatatgttaaatttgcatcgggataaagaatattaattctggttttttaccgatacaccgatgtgtgttagcactgtagcCTCAGTACTttcttccccgagtcctgtaaaaaaatatcacaggcatgttactcgggtgggattcgaacccactagactaccgaggttgcctggtagttagaggcagttcaaatcctatgtttttggcagcgggtaccgcaacgatttaagagatgttaaatttgcatcggggataaagaatattgattctgttttttttacccatacaccgatgtgtgtaagcacagtttactcagtactttccccgagtccttggatcgatttcacaaagagttaggacgagactcgtcctaacttaggattaatcttaaggtctgcatgctacagtgcagggttgggactcatcctaagctgtaagattagtcttaagttaggaagagttttgtgaaatcgacggctgtgaaaaaatttcacaggcgtattactcgttgggattcaaacccatgacccttgcaattcttgagcagtatcttaccaactagactactagattatttatttggcaggagattctgtctcccgggagattctgtcccccatacggcgaactgtgtacaaacttcttctgatagagcgccctcttgtgaatccTCCTCCAGCCCAATGTCCCATATGGGGGGACAGAGTCTCAGGGGCACAGGTTTCCCTAGGACACTTGAACTACACTCTTAGACCTTTAtaatggtgcggccatcttgaatttcccccattgatatcaatgtaaccaaaccgaggctggaagaacaaaacagtctggttcctatttgcaaaatggttATTAGcatatattattgttgttagATATGAGGAACTAGACCAAGATGGTGGGATGATGACAAAGGTCTATTGACAGGGTAGTTCAATGATAATAACATAAATAGTGCAGTAGTTATGAAAAGGTAATTACATGAAAACCAAATcaacaaaagtttttattttctgaAATTCTTTTACCACCAGGTCATGGACGGAACAAGGACAAGTGTATGTTCCTGCTATACCTCCACGCCAATTCAGTACAGAATCAGAAGCGAGGCAAGAAGGCCTCCTCTGGCGGTGAGAGTTCACCCGCTGGAACGGGAATAGCCATGGACTTTACTCTCAAGGAGTTGTATGCCATTCAGGAGATACAGGAGCAGAAGAATCTGTTTCGGCTTCTGGTTGGGTATGTAACTAGTCTTCAGTCAAGGCGGTCTGATTGCTTACATCTATTACAGAGATGGACTATTTCAGTATTGGGTGATGCACACACCTTGAATAAAGACTAGGTGTTGGCTTTCAATGGAAAAGTCAAAAACAATGATGCCATCTTATGACTTCTGATCCCTGAACGTAGTAATTTGAGTACCTGACATTTATATCAGAGGCATCCACACTTTCAAATGTCATTCAGTGTGGTGAAAATAAttgcattatttattttttagccttcgagaaagactctactaggATCGAAACcctaggtccttttggttggtaagcagtttgcaacggctaattttattttctcttcGTTTGAATTTTAGGTCAATATGTCCAGCCATCTACGGTCATGAAATGGTCAAAGCTGGCCTCATTCTAGGCCTTCTAGGAGGAACTCATAAATACGTCAATGACAAGGTAAAGTTGATGGCAGAAAACTGCACCTCTCCCCAAGAAACTGTGTCCAACCttctctgaaaaaaaattaaaaatcaaacaactTCCAGCTTTATTTTACTTGGTTTGCAAATACACCATGTTAAACTTTaccaatgtttgttattttcacaGCTTTCATCTTTTACTGTGAAAGAGTTTCCTTTCAGGGtggaaaataaatacaaaaagctCAGCCAAAGGCTTTATGCAATTGTGTGAAGCAAGATTGATTCAattcaaactttacaatatttTTGAAGCTTTACTTTCTAATGATAGGATGCTCCATAAAATAGAAAACATGaagcaaacaaaatgaaagaaaagcaaAAGAGTgtgtcaggcctgtatgcttcgtttttcaaaggtcaagggcaacaaggcatttATTCCTtggtactggagcatttcaagggcaccaaggcagtgaccatgGGGCACAGAGGCAAGCGCCTtagttgcctccgtgaagtatcaggcctgagtgctttcttgatttgttaaaatgttttcttATTGTTCATGTAGAATCGGATACCAGTTCGAGGAGATCCACATATTCTGGTGGTAGGTGATCCAGGACTCGGCAAAAGTCAGGTCAGTTGtgcacattttgtttctttgttaatatttttttatcgatatagaccacaagggaaactgactggattaATATTTCTTTATCAAAAGATCTGCAGCTAACATGTCAAACCcaaatggtattttttcaatccatttttacaaattatttttgtaactATCACCATAGACAAGACATGTCtattattttaatgatttttggACACAATTTTCCAGTGAAAAAAAGCCTGGAAAAAAGTTATACAACACAGAACAATTATTCTATTTTATAACTTTTGATAGTTAACTGTTTATGTTTAAGAGGATAAACACTGGAAAATTTCCAATCGGGGTATGACCGTTTACTTGGACCTTTTGAGGTTGAGTAGGAAAGGTCTAATCTTAGGCCATTTGCGGCCCACTGTGGGCATTTTGGTGAGCATGCTGTGTGCCTGCTGtgttctttaaagggaaggtatttgtttggtaatcactcttgcAATTTATGGCAAAACAATTtcggttagaagcctacagcagctttcgatagtataaagcattttaagaaacatttcacgccctgcgtggacatattcgctCCGGGTTCCAAAAACGAAAGGTATACTTTACCTTTAACAGGATAAACACTGGAAGATGTCAAATTGGGATATGACCTTTAGTTTAACCTTTTGAGGTTGAGTAGTGAAGGTCTAATCTTAGGCAGTTTGCAGATGCTGTTTGCGCCCGCTGTGATCTTTAATGGGTTTAAATTACAATCTGAATGAATTCCTCACCTCAACCCACAGATGCTCCAGGCGGTGTCTAACGTAGCTCCACGGGGTGTCTATGTATGCGGTAACACCACCACTACCTCTGGACTGACGGTCACTCTCTCCAAGGAAGGAGGGTCTGGAGACTTTGCGTTGGAGGCTGGTGCCTTGGTGCTTGGAGACCAAGGTAGATGTCAATCATTGTTCTCTTGAAAGTGTTAATTCTTTTCTTCATTAATTCGCTGCAAATGTTCAAAGAAAATTCTGTTAACTCtcttgttatacatgtacatcattaaaaaaaaatcaaagaaaattCTGTTAACTCTTTTCTTATATATCACTGAAAAAGTTCAAAGAAAATTCTGTTACTCTTTTCTTATACATTGCTGCAAAAGTTCAAAGTGTCAATATAATCGATGTTGTTAACACAAAACATTAAGGGTTGTTGTTGATATACTTTTACAAAGTTTGTCAATGTTTGTACATTATCATTATACCAGGATGTTGCTGTATTGATGAGTTTGACAAGATGGGTAATCAGCATCAAGCACTGCTAGAGGCAATGGTACGTATTCATGAATGCAGGTCAAAAAACATCTAGTCAATTAGTTTTAAATTTTTCGAACAGGAGTTTTACACTAGTCTTTGAATGACCTCCATGTTACTTTGATTAATCAGCCACTTACACTCAAGGTCTGATAAttgtgtttttacccttacaccgatgtgtattcagcactgtatactcggtactttccagagttctgtgaaaacaaatccgcAGGCAAATTATCCAGGTACATATTGGGTTTTCAAAATTAACATCTTCTCAAGGCcttgtttaaatatttatattgtTGAAAGCCCAAGTTGGATTGGAGGCATTTGAGCCAAAATCAATCCCTGTCGGCCATGTTGAATGTTTTAGACATGCTATGACAATAAAGGCATGCTCTCAGAAATCTAGGCCCTTTTTCAAAATCCTGGCGTCAGCTTAGGCTTTGGCAGATTTAACCGTTTTGTAGCTCAAAACGTTTGTTGTACCCTATGACCCCTAACCACAGGAACAACAGAGCATCAGTATTGCTAAGGCTGGTGTTGTGTGCAGTCTTCCTGCTAGGACCTCAATCCTAGCTGCCGCTAACCCAGTGGGTGGACACTATAACAAGGCCAAGACCGTTTCGGAAAATCTCAAGTATGTATTGCATTTTTAAACATCGTTTTATCAGTTTATATCaaagtattgaccccttgcactaTGCGGAGTGCACCTCCACACAATGCGTGTCTAAATTCtaccaaaaataataattgcatGCAGGAATCAGTACCTTCGTGTACTTTTTGACTCTCAAAATGGTGACTTTAACTCACCACCAACACCTTTAACCTTTTCACTCCGAAAACAATCCCCACTATTCTTTCCCCAATGGCAACACCACACCCAAGTTATCCCTTCTAACTCGAGTTATGGTGTACCGAAGGCAATGAAAATGCCACTTTAAGCCTATTTCACACTGCGTCTCATATCTCCATTGAATACAGCCCAAGGTGGTCTAGGGAACTTTCACACTTTGTCCCTATTATATTCAGTTGCaggtttcaagaataccccagggttATACTGCTTatccctactccagagcaggggtggcttttCCTAGGGGGGTATGCTCATTGCTGGGGTAGATCAGGGGTAAAACGATCCAAGTGTGAAGGGCCTGCCGTTATTTCCCAGGGTTGCCCCCAGGGAATTGAGTAGTGTGAAAAGCACTTCAGTCTATTGGGCTGAGGCGTAACAACTACCTCAATCATGCATTTCTCCTGGTAATAGTTGGGGCCAAAATTGTGCAAAGTGGGCATGGTTTGGAGTGAGTTGATTTCAAACTTACCAACAGGAGTATTGTGAAACCTGTAACTGATTATTTTTAGTGATATAGATGCTTAGATTTTTCTGATTTCCTCTTGATCAGGATGGGCAGTGCCCTGCTGTCCAGATTCGATCTGGTTTTTATTCTTCTGGATAAACCGGATGAAGAAATGGACTCCATGTTGTCAGAGCACGTCATGTCACTCCATGCTGGAAGGAAACGGTAAAAACAGTCAGAACCACAAAGTTACAGGCCAAATAGCCATAACAATGTTTGTAGTTTAACGCTGTTTAGTAATTAGCAGATACATCATAATAACTTAATACAGGCCTaacacttcacggaggcaacaaaggtgattgcctccattgccccctgggcccaattttatagcgctgctaagcacacaaatttgcttagcatgaaatttcttccttgataaaaacaggattaccaacaatatttccatttgttgcatattgcttgttacttgtattcagctgttgtttttttatcctcaaaatcacgtggaaatttgtttggttattctgtttttatcaaggccaacatttcatgctaagcaaatttgttgtgcttagcagcgctttGAATTTGgcccttagtgcccttgaaatgctacagta encodes:
- the LOC139946704 gene encoding DNA helicase MCM8-like yields the protein MSAGSSSGGSQSSGRGWQRGQGRGQGGRGSNNYNRGGRGRGWRGHSGNRGGRGSNYSNYRGPTSSTRHSDGSLADALTPYKGWKYYFKDESYIEQSPTVSKVKTFEKFFVSRLDAYDKDEIERKGSITVDYKELMSDGRVTESIPDLRTDIKEMPEKILNCLGLAIHQTLTHNLERQAVALQQQASDETGQQDIQVPSILVSVPVIRARLLNYDPVTPLKNLKANYYGKFVSVRGTVVRVSNIKPYCTKMAFQCNTCGDIQIVNLPEGRYILPTKCLAPQCRGRSFLPKQGSALTETVDWQMIKVQEIMMDGQRESGRIPRTVECELTCDLVDHCVPGDVVTIGGVVKVSNVDEGHGRNKDKCMFLLYLHANSVQNQKRGKKASSGGESSPAGTGIAMDFTLKELYAIQEIQEQKNLFRLLVGSICPAIYGHEMVKAGLILGLLGGTHKYVNDKNRIPVRGDPHILVVGDPGLGKSQMLQAVSNVAPRGVYVCGNTTTTSGLTVTLSKEGGSGDFALEAGALVLGDQGCCCIDEFDKMGNQHQALLEAMEQQSISIAKAGVVCSLPARTSILAAANPVGGHYNKAKTVSENLKMGSALLSRFDLVFILLDKPDEEMDSMLSEHVMSLHAGRKRGRENVRASRDDTESNPEQDEALRLYEADKPLSERLKVTRGEDFDAVPPQLIRKYIAYARKYVHPKLTSEAASVLQTFYLELRSQHKGRDSTPITTRQLESLIRLTEARARLEMREKANQHDAEDVVELMKFSMIDTYSDEFGHLDFQRSQHGSGMSSRSKAKRFIAVLNRVAEQTYNALFTMQQMREIARDGNISVPDFEGFIASLNNQNYLLKKGPRVYQLQTTSF